A genomic window from Papaver somniferum cultivar HN1 unplaced genomic scaffold, ASM357369v1 unplaced-scaffold_15, whole genome shotgun sequence includes:
- the LOC113335625 gene encoding codeine O-demethylase-like: METPGGIKIGASLFVPNVQELAKQPLAEVPARYIRNDQDLMADVCAMSMIDQKVPVIDLQKLLSPAPIVGDLELERLHSACKEWGFFQVVNHGVDTLFVEKTKSEIQGFFDLPMDEKKKFWQLEGDMEGFGQVHVKTEDQKLDWGDMFFMLTLPRHMRKPRLFPKLPLRLRETIESYSLQLSKLSMTLLELMGKALGIEAKVMEELFGDGRQIIKMNYYPPCPQPENVLGNTPHSDATGLTILLQLNEVEGLQIRKDNMWVPVKPLPNAFIVNVGDLLQIMSNGIYSSVEHRVTVNTTKERLSVATFHCPQLSTEIGPIPGLITPETPALFRRIVYEDYIKKYFSRKLEGKSFLDYMRVGEGDEDTNPRV; the protein is encoded by the exons ATGGAGACACCAGGAGGAATAAAGATAGGTGCTTCCTTGTTTGTACCTAATGTTCAGGAATTGGCAAAACAACCGCTTGCTGAAGTCCCAGCTCGATACATACGCAATGATCAGGACCTCATGGCTGATGTCTGTGCTATGTCTATGATAGATCAAAAGGTACCTGTTATCGATTTGCAGAAATTACTATCTCCAGCGCCCATCGTCGGAGATTTAGAATTGGAGAGGCTGCACTCTGCTTGCAAAGAATGGGGTTTCTTTCAG GTGGTAAACCATGGAGTCGACACTTTATTTGTGGAGAAAACGAAATCAGAAATTCAAGGTTTCTTCGATCTCCCAATGGATGAGAAAAAGAAATTTTGGCAGTTAGAAGGAGATATGGAAGGATTTGGACAAGTCCATGTAAAAACAGAAGACCAAAAGCTTGATTGGGGGGATATGTTTTTCATGCTCACTCTTCCTCGACATATGAGAAAGCCCCGGCTATTTCCCAAACTCCCTCTACGTCTCAG GGAGACAATTGAATCCTACTCATTGCAGTTGAGTAAACTAAGCATGACCCTCCTTGAGTTGATGGGTAAGGCTCTAGGAATCGAGGCCAAGGTCATGGAAGAGTTGTTTGGAGATGGGAGACAAATTATAAAGATGAATTATTATCCTCCTTGTCCTCAACCAGAGAATGTCCTCGGAAATACACCACACTCAGATGCTACCGGTTTAACGATCCTCCTTCAACTCAACGAAGTGGAAGGTTTACAGATTAGAAAGGACAATATGTGGGTTCCTGTTAAGCCTTTGCCTAATGCATTCATAGTGAACGTTGGAGACCTCTTGCAG ATAATGAGTAATGGGATTTACAGTAGTGTGGAGCACCGAGTAACGGTAAACACGACAAAGGAGAGGCTCTCAGTTGCAACATTTCATTGCCCTCAACTAAGCACAGAGATAGGTCCAATACCTGGCTTGATCACACCCGAGACACCTGCCTTGTTCAGAAGAATTGTGTATGAAGATTATATTAAGAAATACTTTTCTCGTAAACTTGAAGGAAAATCATTCCTTGACTACATGAGGGTAGGAGAAGGAGATGAAGATACTAACCCGCGTGTATAA
- the LOC113335628 gene encoding codeine O-demethylase-like: METPKIKLGGSLLVPSVQELAKRSPAEVPAQYIRNDQEPLITNLSSVSLIDQTIPVIDLQKLLSPEPIIGELELERLHSACKDWGFFQVVNHGVDILLVEKVKSEIEGLFNLPVDEKMKFWQEEGDVEGFGQMFVQSEEQKLDWADMFFIRALPQHMRTRTFSKLPLPLRETIECYSLELSKLGLTLVELMGKALQMETRIMAELFEVVRQTMRMNYYPPCPQHEHVIGITPHSDGGALTILLQLNEVDGLQIRKENIWVPIKALPNAFVVNIGDVLEIMSNGVYRSVEHRATINSSKERLSVATFLSPKLDAEIGPVPSMITPETPALFKTTRHEDYLKKLLSRKLDGKSFLDSMRIGEGAEGNNLRV; the protein is encoded by the exons ATGGAGACACCAAAAATAAAGCTTGGTGGTTCTTTGTTAGTACCTAGTGTTCAGGAATTGGCCAAACGATCGCCTGCTGAAGTCCCAGCTCAATACATACGCAATGATCAGGAGCCCTTGATCACTAACCTCTCTAGTGTTTCTTTGATAGATCAAACAATACCCGTTATTGATTTGCAGAAATTACTATCTCCAGAACCCATTATTGGTGAGTTAGAATTGGAAAGGCTTCACTCTGCTTGCAAGGATTGGGGTTTCTTTCAG GTGGTAAACCATGGAGTTGACATTTTATTGGTGGAGAAAGTGAAATCAGAAATTGAAGGTTTATTCAATCTTCCAGTGGATGAGAAAATGAAATTTTGGCAGGAAGAAGGGGATGTGGAGGGATTTGGACAAATGTTTGTTCAATCAGAAGAACAGAAACTTGATTGGGCCGACATGTTTTTCATTCGGGCTCTACCCCAACATATGAGGACAAGGACGTTCTCCAAACTCCCTCTACCTCTGAG GGAGACAATTGAATGTTATTCATTAGAGCTGAGTAAACTAGGCTTGACTCTCGTTGAGTTGATGGGAAAGGCTCTACAAATGGAAACTAGGATCATGGCAGAATTGTTTGAAGTGGTTAGACAAACGATGAGGATGAATTATTATCCTCCTTGTCCTCAACACGAGCACGTAATCGGCATAACACCACACTCAGATGGTGGTGCTTTAACTATCCTCCTTCAACTCAACGAAGTTGATGGTTTACAGATTAGAAAAGAGAATATATGGGTTCCTATTAAAGCTCTACCTAATGCCTTTGTAGTGAACATAGGCGATGTTTTGGAG ATAATGAGTAATGGGGTTTACCGTAGCGTGGAGCACCGAGCAACAATAAACTCATCAAAGGAGAGGCTGTCAGTTGCGACATTTCTGAGCCCAAAACTAGATGCCGAGATAGGGCCGGTACCTAGCATGATCACACCAGAGACACCTGCTTTGTTCAAGACAACTCGGCATGAGGATTATTTGAAGAAACTTTTGTCACGTAAACTCGATGGAAAATCATTCCTTGACTCCATGAGGATAGGAGAAGGTGCTGAAGGCAATAACCTGCGTGTATAA